The Gemmatimonadaceae bacterium genomic sequence ACGTAGTTATGCCAATACGGTTCCAACACTCGGCGATTGGCATTGAAGTAGTTCTGGTAGGCAGCGATGGGATCGCTGTTGTCGACAACGGCAAAGAAATCGGGAACCAGGTCAATCAGCATGGCACCGGAGGAGGGAACCGGACTGGACGTGTGCGACCGATGTCGTCAGGACGCGGGAAGATACCGGCGAGCGGAAACTGCTACAAGAGGAAACACATCTGTGGCACGCAACTTTCCTTGATCATTCGGGCGAGAGGAGGCAGGAGCGAGAGGATGACCACGCTGAAGCAAATTGACCTGACGTGTCCCATCTGCGAGACCCGCTTTACGTCGCACGCGGTGCTGTCGACGAATTCGTTCGGCGGCAAGCGTACCGACTTTCATGAGCGGGCCGCGGGCGCCCAACCGTTGCCGTATCTGATTCACATTTGCGGGCGGTGCGGATACGCCGGTGGCGAGCGCGACTTCAGCGATGAAGCGGACGTCAGTCCCGTGTTGCGCGAGCACGTGTTGGACGAGCTCGCGCCCAGGCTGCCGGAAGTGGGCGGCACGATTCCGGGTTCGGCAAAGTACGAGTTTGCGGCGAAGGTCGCGGCGTGGCAGGGCGCGGAACCGCGGCGCATTGCCGATCTGTATTTGCGCGCGGCGTGGTGCTGCGTGGATGAGGGCGACGTCGAGGCGGAGCGATACTTCCGCCGACACGCGGCGTGGCAGTTCGAGGCGGCGCTCTCGAGCTACGATGGCGCAGAGCGAGAGGAGCGGGCGGTGCTCACGTATCTTGTCGGTGAGCTCTGGCGCCGCATCGGCGACCTCGCGTTAGCCGGCGAGTGGTTCGATCGCGTGGAATCCGAAGTCATGGATCCCGCTGCCCAACGCTGGGTGTTGGACGCCGCATGGCAACAGCGGAGCTGCCCCCGCGATTGGTTCGAGTGAGCGCGACTCGGCG encodes the following:
- a CDS encoding DUF2225 domain-containing protein; its protein translation is MTTLKQIDLTCPICETRFTSHAVLSTNSFGGKRTDFHERAAGAQPLPYLIHICGRCGYAGGERDFSDEADVSPVLREHVLDELAPRLPEVGGTIPGSAKYEFAAKVAAWQGAEPRRIADLYLRAAWCCVDEGDVEAERYFRRHAAWQFEAALSSYDGAEREERAVLTYLVGELWRRIGDLALAGEWFDRVESEVMDPAAQRWVLDAAWQQRSCPRDWFE